A stretch of the Deinococcus misasensis DSM 22328 genome encodes the following:
- the acs gene encoding acetate--CoA ligase, which produces MSDKAIENVLHENRTFEPQAAYQQYTNTSLEEYQQKYRQSIEDPEAFWNEVAQNLHWFDPYQQVLNWQEPFAEWFVGGTTNLAYNALERNLSDKADKKAIIWEGEDGEVRTYTYADLTREVKRFANVLLDLGVQTGDRVTLYLPMIPEAAFAMLACARIGAVHSVVFGGFSSGALADRINDAGSKVLITADGGYRRGSAVPLKRNADDAVQNTPSLEKVLVVKRTGQDVQMQEGRDVWLHDALQNVSDENEAVALDAQHPHFILYTSGSTGKPKGVLHALGGYMVNTYLTTKTVFDLHEDDIYWCTADVGWITGHSYIVYGPLLAGATVLMYEGAPNQPDWGRFWKIIQDHKVTILYTAPTAIRSFMRAGSEFPNSYDLSSLRLLGSVGEPINPEAWIWYYTVIGKEKCPVIDTWWQTETGSIMITTLPGAHTMKPGSAGVPMYGVDVAIVDADGQELGADEGGFLVIRKPWPSMLRTVYGDDNRYKTQYWGEIPHVYFAGDGARRDKDGYFTIVGRIDDVLNVSGHRLGTMEVESALVSHPAVAEAAVVGRPDPIKGEGIVAFVTLQTGAEATEQELKAHVAKEIGAIARPDMIRFAEALPKTRSGKIMRRLLRQIASGQEIKGDTSTLEDVSVIEKLQQSVQQS; this is translated from the coding sequence ATGAGCGACAAGGCTATTGAAAACGTCCTGCATGAAAACCGCACTTTCGAGCCGCAAGCGGCTTACCAGCAGTACACCAACACCTCTCTGGAGGAGTACCAGCAGAAGTACCGCCAGAGCATCGAAGATCCAGAAGCTTTCTGGAACGAAGTGGCTCAGAACCTGCACTGGTTTGACCCCTACCAGCAGGTGCTGAACTGGCAAGAACCTTTTGCAGAGTGGTTTGTTGGAGGCACCACCAACCTGGCTTACAACGCTCTGGAGCGCAACCTTTCTGACAAAGCGGACAAAAAAGCCATCATCTGGGAAGGTGAAGACGGCGAAGTTCGCACCTACACCTACGCAGACCTCACCCGTGAAGTCAAACGCTTCGCCAATGTGCTGCTGGACCTCGGGGTGCAAACCGGAGACCGGGTCACCCTCTACCTCCCCATGATCCCAGAGGCCGCTTTTGCCATGCTGGCCTGTGCCCGCATCGGTGCAGTGCACAGTGTGGTGTTCGGAGGTTTCTCCAGTGGAGCACTCGCAGACCGCATCAACGATGCCGGATCCAAAGTGTTGATCACCGCAGACGGTGGATACCGCCGTGGAAGTGCCGTTCCCCTCAAGCGCAATGCCGACGATGCCGTCCAGAACACCCCCTCACTGGAAAAAGTGCTGGTGGTCAAGCGCACCGGTCAGGACGTGCAGATGCAAGAAGGCCGCGATGTGTGGCTCCATGATGCCCTGCAAAACGTTTCTGATGAAAACGAAGCGGTGGCTCTGGATGCCCAGCATCCCCACTTCATCCTGTACACCTCTGGCTCCACCGGAAAGCCCAAAGGGGTGCTGCACGCTCTGGGCGGATACATGGTCAACACCTACCTGACCACCAAAACCGTCTTTGACCTGCATGAAGACGACATCTACTGGTGCACCGCCGATGTGGGCTGGATCACCGGGCACTCTTACATCGTGTATGGACCTTTGCTGGCCGGAGCCACTGTCCTGATGTACGAAGGGGCACCCAACCAGCCTGACTGGGGCCGCTTCTGGAAGATCATTCAGGACCACAAAGTCACCATCCTGTACACTGCCCCCACCGCCATTCGCAGCTTCATGCGTGCAGGCAGCGAATTCCCCAACAGTTACGACCTCTCCAGCCTGCGTTTGCTCGGGTCGGTGGGCGAACCCATCAACCCCGAGGCGTGGATCTGGTACTACACCGTGATTGGCAAAGAAAAGTGCCCGGTGATTGACACCTGGTGGCAAACCGAAACCGGATCCATCATGATCACCACCCTGCCCGGAGCCCACACCATGAAACCCGGCAGTGCTGGAGTGCCCATGTACGGGGTGGATGTGGCCATCGTGGACGCAGACGGTCAGGAACTCGGGGCAGACGAGGGGGGCTTTCTGGTCATCCGCAAGCCGTGGCCCAGCATGCTGCGCACCGTCTATGGAGACGACAACCGCTACAAAACCCAGTACTGGGGTGAAATTCCCCACGTCTACTTTGCCGGAGACGGTGCCCGTCGGGACAAAGACGGCTACTTCACCATCGTGGGCCGCATTGACGATGTGCTGAACGTGTCTGGACACCGCCTCGGCACCATGGAAGTGGAATCCGCTCTGGTGTCTCACCCTGCTGTTGCAGAAGCTGCTGTGGTGGGCCGTCCGGACCCCATCAAAGGGGAAGGCATTGTGGCTTTCGTGACCCTGCAAACCGGAGCAGAAGCAACGGAGCAGGAACTCAAAGCCCACGTGGCCAAAGAAATCGGGGCCATTGCCCGTCCAGACATGATCCGCTTTGCCGAAGCCCTGCCCAAAACCCGCTCAGGCAAAATCATGCGCCGTTTGTTGCGCCAGATCGCCTCGGGTCAGGAAATCAAGGGGGACACCAGCACGCTGGAAGATGTCTCGGTGATCGAGAAGCTCCAGCAATCGGTTCAGCAGTCTTAA
- a CDS encoding nuclease-related domain-containing protein: MILKDAASFSPRDKFEMAGQKAESQMAFYLRRAFAEDPQVHVINSLRLEHKGEVVQMDHLVMHPWGWILIESKSVTTEVDINEHGEWSRKWNGHWQGMPSPTRQVQRQLELFNALMDTVIPQVLVRRFAVFGDFKSREFQQHTFVAISDHGRITGSLREQGVLKADQVVDAVREAIKQARKASRALLSLRTYVEFPTDRLKDLAEHLIGLHQPLRSADPVKLVAPKAPEKPPKGLEVPVVPEVQFKRYCRHCQGKHLEMLWGKYGYYFRCLDCQQNTAIGVLFPEFKEGYRVRKQGKNFFLEHEGKNTSELLHVNPET, from the coding sequence ATGATCCTCAAAGACGCCGCTTCTTTTTCTCCAAGGGACAAATTTGAAATGGCAGGACAAAAGGCAGAATCCCAGATGGCCTTTTACCTGCGAAGGGCTTTTGCAGAAGATCCACAGGTCCATGTCATCAACAGCTTGCGTCTGGAACATAAAGGTGAAGTGGTACAGATGGACCATCTGGTGATGCATCCTTGGGGTTGGATTTTGATCGAATCCAAGAGTGTCACCACCGAAGTGGACATCAACGAACACGGTGAATGGTCCCGCAAATGGAATGGACACTGGCAGGGGATGCCCTCGCCCACCCGACAGGTCCAGAGGCAGCTGGAGCTGTTCAATGCCCTGATGGACACGGTGATCCCTCAGGTGCTGGTGCGCCGTTTTGCGGTTTTTGGAGACTTCAAATCCAGAGAATTCCAGCAGCACACCTTTGTGGCCATCAGCGATCATGGCCGGATCACAGGCAGCCTGCGTGAACAGGGTGTTTTGAAAGCCGATCAGGTGGTGGATGCTGTGCGTGAAGCCATCAAACAGGCCCGCAAAGCGTCCAGAGCCCTGCTGTCTCTCCGCACCTACGTTGAATTCCCAACAGATCGTCTGAAAGATTTGGCAGAGCACTTGATTGGTTTGCACCAACCCCTGCGGTCTGCTGATCCTGTCAAACTTGTGGCCCCAAAAGCCCCTGAAAAACCTCCAAAAGGCTTGGAGGTTCCAGTTGTTCCAGAAGTGCAATTCAAACGGTACTGTCGCCACTGTCAGGGAAAGCATCTGGAAATGCTCTGGGGAAAATACGGTTATTACTTTCGCTGTCTGGACTGTCAGCAAAACACCGCCATTGGGGTGCTGTTCCCAGAATTCAAAGAAGGGTACAGGGTTCGAAAGCAGGGCAAGAACTTTTTTCTGGAGCATGAAGGCAAAAACACCAGTGAGCTTTTGCATGTGAATCCAGAAACTTGA
- a CDS encoding nuclear transport factor 2 family protein: MQDVLAFLRTHLESIYSKDWATYQSTTSPELTLYEHFVTPHRQEGLDFHKFMIENSWATQGAKSHISILEPKVQLLAEGQVAVCSYTLMISVVKGDVIHHRSINESRVLELKEGKWWVVHVHKSPAGGHDAG, translated from the coding sequence ATGCAGGACGTACTCGCCTTCCTGAGAACCCATCTTGAGAGCATCTACAGCAAAGATTGGGCCACCTACCAGTCCACCACCAGTCCAGAGCTCACCCTGTACGAGCATTTTGTGACCCCTCACCGTCAGGAGGGGCTGGACTTTCACAAATTCATGATCGAAAACAGTTGGGCCACGCAGGGGGCCAAAAGCCACATCAGCATCCTTGAGCCGAAAGTGCAACTTCTGGCTGAGGGGCAGGTGGCTGTGTGCAGTTACACCTTGATGATCTCGGTGGTGAAAGGAGATGTTATACACCATCGCAGCATCAATGAGAGCCGGGTGTTAGAACTGAAAGAGGGGAAATGGTGGGTGGTGCACGTCCACAAGAGCCCGGCTGGAGGGCATGATGCAGGCTGA
- a CDS encoding DUF3108 domain-containing protein: MMQAEELQYQLLVGNKSIGEQRLKIEAERNYWIIKAQTSYSHHMLGSGRREQVSRVRPKSRTSAYYFEGSDSGGRRGSTFETIFDRKTGLVTVRQGKDEASIPMTQDYQDPLSLIQMLRELPDDVQAITVPMVGASVHIQRLPDQQITTPEGEKMTRVYYLRPGLSKVYIEMEAPYRPLKMTQPIDGGSMDMVLVRSPERRRPERNERQNQPQRERDTSREREPREAREGQQGQREASREVRDTRNPRSELVISKSQNNMRKPRSRRK, from the coding sequence ATGATGCAGGCTGAAGAATTGCAATACCAGCTCCTGGTGGGCAACAAGTCCATCGGAGAGCAGCGTTTGAAAATTGAGGCGGAACGCAATTACTGGATCATCAAGGCCCAGACGTCCTACTCGCACCACATGCTGGGCAGTGGCCGCCGTGAACAGGTGAGCCGCGTCCGGCCCAAAAGCCGCACCAGTGCCTACTATTTCGAGGGTTCTGACTCGGGTGGGCGCAGGGGCAGCACCTTTGAGACCATTTTTGACCGCAAAACCGGACTGGTGACGGTCCGGCAGGGCAAAGATGAAGCCTCCATCCCCATGACGCAGGACTATCAGGACCCCCTCAGCCTGATCCAGATGCTGCGCGAACTCCCCGACGATGTGCAGGCCATCACCGTGCCGATGGTGGGGGCCAGTGTGCACATCCAGAGGCTTCCCGACCAGCAGATCACCACGCCCGAGGGAGAGAAGATGACTCGGGTGTACTACCTGCGTCCCGGTCTCAGCAAGGTGTACATCGAGATGGAGGCCCCTTACCGGCCCCTCAAAATGACCCAGCCCATCGATGGTGGAAGCATGGACATGGTGCTGGTGCGTTCCCCTGAGCGCCGCCGTCCAGAGCGCAATGAGCGTCAGAACCAACCCCAGAGGGAGCGGGACACCTCCAGAGAACGCGAGCCCAGAGAGGCCCGTGAAGGTCAACAAGGTCAGCGGGAAGCGTCCAGAGAGGTGCGGGACACCCGAAACCCGCGCAGTGAACTGGTGATTTCCAAGTCGCAGAACAACATGCGCAAACCCAGGAGCAGACGGAAATGA
- the hisD gene encoding histidinol dehydrogenase, protein MKILTYQQAKTALKRNFGEESIPEAMLERIEKTFGEKLTPEQVVDRILQDVKARGDEALKEWTRKLDRVHVEHLLVSEQELQEATIEPALHEALLHSIERVKAFHQNQPTSGWINHTEQGALGQMVRPLSKVGVYVPGGSAPLISTLIMTAVIAKVAGVPEIMVVTPPDKFGKVNPAILVAAREIGVSKVFKVGGAQAIGALAYGTDTIPQVDKIAGPGNTFVVLAKRKVFGQVGIESLPGPTETLVIADESANARFVVADLLAQAEHIGAEPVLVTPSEKLLYAVQEIIEEQIAALPEPNQSWARESVKERMKIVIVEDLAQAFELNNIYAPEHLCLLIENPWDHLGLIESAGGVFVGEDSMEALGDYIAGPSHVMPTGGTARFSSPLNVRDFQKIISVVGVNRKTLQTTGPHAALIARAEGLEAHARAIEVRLQEE, encoded by the coding sequence ATGAAGATTCTCACCTACCAGCAGGCAAAAACCGCACTGAAACGCAATTTTGGCGAAGAGAGCATCCCCGAGGCCATGCTTGAGCGCATCGAGAAGACCTTTGGTGAGAAACTCACCCCTGAGCAGGTCGTGGACCGCATCTTGCAGGATGTCAAAGCCCGTGGCGATGAAGCCCTCAAAGAATGGACCCGCAAACTGGACCGGGTGCATGTGGAGCACCTGCTGGTGTCTGAACAGGAACTGCAGGAGGCCACCATTGAGCCTGCCCTGCACGAAGCCCTTCTGCACAGCATCGAACGGGTGAAGGCTTTCCACCAGAACCAGCCCACCAGTGGCTGGATCAACCACACCGAACAGGGTGCCCTCGGGCAGATGGTGCGTCCCCTGTCCAAGGTGGGCGTATATGTTCCCGGTGGCAGCGCACCCCTGATCAGCACCCTGATCATGACCGCTGTGATCGCCAAAGTGGCCGGGGTTCCCGAGATCATGGTGGTGACCCCCCCGGACAAGTTTGGCAAGGTGAACCCGGCCATTCTGGTGGCTGCCCGTGAAATCGGGGTCAGCAAAGTCTTCAAGGTGGGTGGGGCTCAGGCGATTGGGGCTCTGGCTTACGGCACCGATACCATCCCTCAGGTGGACAAAATTGCCGGGCCGGGCAACACATTTGTGGTGCTGGCCAAACGCAAGGTTTTCGGTCAGGTCGGCATCGAGTCTTTGCCCGGTCCCACCGAAACACTGGTCATTGCAGATGAATCCGCCAATGCCCGCTTTGTGGTGGCAGACCTGCTGGCACAGGCCGAGCACATTGGCGCAGAACCCGTGCTGGTGACCCCCAGTGAAAAGCTGCTTTACGCTGTGCAAGAGATCATCGAAGAACAGATTGCCGCTTTGCCTGAACCCAACCAGAGCTGGGCCAGAGAGAGCGTCAAAGAGCGCATGAAAATCGTCATCGTGGAAGACCTTGCCCAGGCCTTCGAACTGAACAACATTTATGCTCCAGAGCACCTGTGCTTGCTCATTGAGAACCCCTGGGACCACCTTGGTTTGATCGAATCTGCAGGTGGGGTCTTTGTTGGAGAGGACAGCATGGAAGCTCTAGGCGATTACATTGCGGGTCCCAGTCACGTGATGCCCACGGGAGGCACAGCCCGTTTTTCCAGCCCTCTGAATGTGCGTGATTTTCAGAAGATCATCAGTGTGGTGGGCGTGAACCGCAAAACCTTGCAGACCACAGGTCCCCATGCCGCTTTGATTGCCCGTGCAGAAGGGCTGGAAGCCCACGCCAGAGCCATTGAAGTGCGCTTGCAAGAAGAATAA
- a CDS encoding tetratricopeptide repeat-containing diguanylate cyclase: protein MKTPLPIPQAEKLCQSQPAEVLVLLQSCRQNLQGDALAQALFWMGEAHYKLSNYAAAFGCFHEALQITIQDPTIAAELHWHLAILHNEMGAFEESLHQLHFVLSMGNPDQKLRAKYKISSAYLGLQQPLKALEVLQEVWSERLVFADAGWFSKTLSQMAYTHFQIGLLPQQDQHKSQQEALQLLTDAEHCLQAFPYPGVEGLIQLYRGQIHAAAGDWEQAEQCCQHTLGIANLMHYTWLRLEGLLALASLHRSRHQHEAAVELLQESLQSARSAGLLDKVARAYEMLSDSLEQVGRYSESLEALKTAHALHRQFAQQRADWLAKSIQARSQLEQALQETESLRQRSKQLEDQTRELHDMLQRDALTGVLNRRGMLSEMQERQQAGQPFVLVMLDVDHFKQVNDQHGHPVGDAVLVALGGILGGSIREQDRVARYGGEEFMVLLDQMQPEEAFWACERLRLAVAAFDWDRLDAGLHITASFGFVSSQVTTSCAGLIQQADQFLYDAKRAGRNCCKPELGFSDLSAM from the coding sequence ATGAAGACCCCCTTGCCCATTCCACAAGCAGAAAAACTGTGCCAGAGTCAGCCAGCAGAAGTGCTTGTGCTGTTGCAATCTTGCCGCCAAAATTTGCAAGGGGATGCTCTGGCACAGGCTTTGTTCTGGATGGGAGAGGCACATTACAAGCTGTCGAATTACGCTGCAGCTTTCGGGTGTTTCCATGAAGCCTTGCAAATCACCATCCAAGATCCCACCATTGCCGCAGAACTGCACTGGCATCTGGCCATCTTGCACAACGAAATGGGTGCATTCGAAGAATCCCTGCACCAGTTGCACTTTGTGCTTTCGATGGGAAATCCAGACCAGAAACTGAGGGCCAAATACAAGATCAGTTCAGCGTACCTTGGTTTGCAACAGCCCCTCAAAGCTTTGGAGGTGTTGCAGGAGGTCTGGTCCGAGCGGTTGGTCTTTGCAGATGCAGGTTGGTTCAGCAAAACCCTCTCACAGATGGCATACACCCACTTTCAGATTGGCCTGTTGCCCCAGCAAGATCAGCACAAATCCCAACAAGAGGCTTTGCAGTTGCTCACCGATGCAGAGCATTGCTTGCAAGCGTTTCCTTATCCCGGCGTCGAGGGCCTCATTCAGTTGTACCGCGGACAAATTCATGCTGCTGCCGGAGATTGGGAGCAAGCAGAACAGTGCTGTCAGCATACCCTCGGCATTGCCAACTTGATGCACTACACCTGGCTCAGGCTGGAAGGTCTGTTGGCTCTGGCCTCCTTGCACCGCAGCCGCCATCAACATGAAGCGGCAGTGGAGCTTTTGCAGGAAAGCCTGCAGTCGGCACGCTCAGCAGGATTGCTGGACAAGGTCGCCAGAGCTTACGAAATGCTCTCTGACAGCCTTGAACAGGTGGGGCGCTACAGCGAATCTCTGGAAGCCCTGAAAACCGCCCATGCGCTTCACAGGCAGTTTGCACAGCAGAGGGCCGATTGGTTGGCAAAGTCCATTCAGGCCCGCAGCCAGTTGGAACAGGCATTGCAGGAAACCGAAAGCCTCCGTCAGCGTTCAAAGCAACTGGAAGACCAGACCCGAGAACTCCATGACATGCTGCAAAGAGATGCCCTGACTGGGGTGCTCAACCGCAGGGGCATGCTTTCAGAAATGCAGGAACGCCAGCAAGCAGGGCAGCCTTTTGTGCTGGTCATGCTGGATGTGGACCACTTCAAGCAGGTCAACGACCAGCATGGTCATCCTGTTGGAGATGCGGTTCTGGTGGCTCTGGGCGGGATTCTGGGCGGTTCCATCCGCGAACAGGACAGGGTTGCCCGCTATGGTGGAGAAGAATTCATGGTGCTTCTGGACCAAATGCAGCCAGAGGAGGCCTTCTGGGCCTGTGAAAGGCTCCGGTTGGCTGTTGCTGCTTTTGATTGGGACAGGCTGGATGCAGGGCTGCACATCACGGCGAGTTTTGGATTTGTTTCCTCACAAGTCACAACAAGCTGCGCGGGGTTGATCCAGCAGGCCGATCAATTTTTGTACGACGCAAAACGTGCAGGACGCAATTGCTGTAAACCCGAACTGGGCTTTTCAGACCTGTCGGCCATGTGA
- a CDS encoding DoxX family protein, protein MKNTNDLGTQIPEPSITRFLFADTRLAPLWALLRIWLGYEWLHAGWGKITNPAGVWVGDKAGAAITGFLNGALTKTQGDHPDVQGWYASFIQTVALPNAELFSYMVAYGEVLVGIALILGIFTGIAAFFGGVMNANFLFAGTVSANPLMLVVAFVIVLGWRVAGQWGLDRIALPMVGVPGAPGKLFKTSSAAQKPSAPTA, encoded by the coding sequence ATGAAAAATACCAACGACCTCGGTACACAAATTCCTGAGCCCTCCATCACCCGTTTCCTTTTCGCAGACACCCGACTGGCTCCCCTGTGGGCTCTCCTCAGAATCTGGCTGGGTTACGAATGGCTTCATGCTGGATGGGGCAAAATCACCAACCCTGCAGGTGTGTGGGTCGGAGACAAAGCAGGTGCAGCCATCACCGGTTTCCTGAATGGCGCACTGACCAAAACCCAGGGGGATCACCCAGATGTGCAGGGTTGGTACGCTTCTTTCATCCAGACCGTGGCCCTTCCCAACGCTGAACTGTTCTCCTACATGGTGGCCTATGGTGAAGTGCTGGTCGGAATTGCGCTGATCCTCGGGATTTTCACAGGCATTGCTGCATTCTTCGGTGGAGTGATGAACGCCAACTTCCTGTTCGCTGGAACCGTCTCGGCCAATCCCCTGATGCTGGTGGTTGCTTTCGTGATCGTGCTCGGTTGGCGCGTGGCTGGACAGTGGGGTCTCGACCGCATCGCCCTGCCCATGGTGGGTGTTCCCGGAGCTCCCGGAAAACTCTTCAAAACCAGCAGCGCTGCACAAAAACCATCGGCACCCACAGCATAA
- a CDS encoding glycosyltransferase, protein MTRYLKNKLSVGLFTDTYTPSINGVVSSVRGLAETLREQGHQVTIVAPKHPEQQEEVDVIRIRSATYRPIPEHRMALLPSPRKLRLMQAKRFDVIHTHGNGPLPVLGLVLARTWETALLHTYHTRMQDYLHYYPWYPVLNRLAGEDHWYMNELRSRTIKKRIDASTALIAERFDVWFANRCHYLITPTSVIKNELLEAGVKSPIAVVPNGIPIARLRVPRQDPFPELPRGERLLTISRLGKEKSVDFLLEHLAPLIKSRPNSRLIVVGDGPERHALEAQTSHLGIRSQVVFTGYVKPEKVADYYQHADVFVFASVTETQGMVALEAQACGLPVVARAGGGVTTTIEHGKTGYLVDPEHPEEFRARVEDVLSAGKPTFADELTRWVDAEGSLETMAKRILMCYELALTRKYDPPKISLDTR, encoded by the coding sequence ATGACCCGCTACCTGAAGAATAAACTCAGTGTTGGACTTTTTACCGATACGTATACGCCTTCCATCAATGGGGTTGTTTCCTCTGTCCGCGGGCTTGCAGAAACTTTGCGTGAACAGGGTCACCAGGTCACCATTGTGGCCCCCAAACACCCCGAGCAACAGGAAGAAGTGGATGTGATTCGCATCCGGTCTGCAACCTATCGGCCCATTCCAGAGCACCGGATGGCTTTGTTGCCTTCTCCACGCAAATTGCGTTTGATGCAGGCCAAACGTTTTGATGTGATCCACACCCACGGGAACGGTCCTTTGCCGGTGTTGGGTCTGGTGCTGGCCCGCACGTGGGAAACCGCTTTGCTGCACACCTACCACACCCGCATGCAGGATTATTTGCATTATTACCCGTGGTACCCGGTTCTCAACCGTCTGGCCGGAGAAGACCACTGGTACATGAACGAACTGCGCTCCAGAACCATCAAAAAACGCATTGATGCAAGCACTGCACTGATTGCTGAACGTTTTGATGTGTGGTTTGCCAACCGTTGCCACTACCTGATCACCCCCACCTCGGTGATCAAAAACGAGTTGCTGGAGGCCGGGGTGAAAAGCCCAATTGCGGTGGTGCCCAACGGCATCCCAATTGCACGACTGCGGGTTCCCAGACAGGACCCTTTCCCTGAGCTGCCCAGAGGGGAACGCCTCTTGACCATCAGCCGACTGGGCAAAGAAAAAAGCGTGGATTTCTTGCTGGAGCATCTGGCCCCACTGATCAAGAGCCGACCCAACAGCCGTTTGATTGTGGTGGGAGATGGTCCAGAGCGTCATGCTCTGGAGGCACAGACAAGCCATCTGGGCATCCGTTCTCAGGTGGTGTTCACCGGTTATGTGAAGCCAGAGAAGGTCGCCGATTACTACCAGCATGCCGATGTGTTTGTGTTCGCTTCGGTCACTGAAACGCAGGGCATGGTGGCTCTGGAAGCCCAAGCTTGCGGTCTCCCCGTGGTCGCAAGGGCAGGTGGAGGGGTCACCACCACCATCGAGCATGGCAAAACCGGTTATCTGGTGGACCCGGAGCACCCTGAAGAATTCCGTGCCCGTGTGGAAGATGTGCTTTCTGCAGGCAAGCCCACCTTTGCCGATGAATTGACCCGCTGGGTCGATGCCGAAGGTTCTCTGGAAACCATGGCCAAACGCATCCTGATGTGTTACGAATTGGCCCTGACCCGCAAATACGATCCGCCCAAGATTTCTCTGGACACCCGCTGA
- a CDS encoding metal-binding protein encodes MPSGNVHNLINTGAFLVIAGSTAYARQQGLVSPSWPEILAFTGSFFIGTFMMSPDLDLAEQNVNSKKAWGPLGFIWVPYGKMFSHRGLSHTWIVGPLTRLGYLTLLLAALYYLVVLLMPEMKSKITFENVPKTLEFWQPYILGYYLSQWLHLIADGISPDMRALGRTFKKKKR; translated from the coding sequence GTGCCGAGCGGTAACGTTCATAACCTCATCAACACGGGTGCTTTTCTGGTGATTGCTGGAAGCACCGCATACGCCCGACAACAGGGGCTGGTCTCCCCTTCCTGGCCCGAGATTCTGGCTTTCACAGGTTCTTTTTTCATTGGGACATTCATGATGAGCCCGGATCTGGACCTCGCTGAGCAAAATGTGAACAGCAAAAAGGCTTGGGGGCCTCTGGGCTTCATCTGGGTGCCTTACGGGAAGATGTTCTCACACAGGGGACTCAGCCACACCTGGATTGTGGGGCCCCTGACCCGTCTGGGTTACCTGACCCTTTTGCTGGCCGCCCTGTATTATCTGGTGGTTCTGCTCATGCCAGAGATGAAGTCCAAGATCACTTTTGAGAACGTGCCCAAGACACTGGAATTCTGGCAACCGTACATTCTCGGGTATTACCTCAGCCAGTGGTTGCACCTGATTGCAGACGGCATCAGCCCGGACATGCGGGCTCTGGGCCGCACATTCAAAAAGAAAAAACGGTAA